Genomic DNA from Planktomarina temperata RCA23:
AAGCGGCCCTATCCGAAGAGCGCTTGAATTTGCTGGAAACTTTGGCGGAACGTGTTGCAGAGCGTATATTGCTCGCGCCGCAAGCGCAGCGGGTCTTTGTGCGGATTGAAAAGCTGGATCGTGGGCCCGGCAATTTGGGTGTGGAGATTGTACGTTCAAAGTCATGCGTCTTTGATGCGAACCTTCGGGGACTCGAAGAAACGCCGCATCCGATTGTTCTATTTTTGGCAAATAATGTGATCGACGAGGGGCATTTGGAGGCCTGGCTCTCTGCGGCTGAAGACAACACCCGCCCGGTCATCATATGCGTCGGCATGCCCGAGGCGAGAGCGCCGCAGGTGGCGGCGCATCGTATGGTTCAGCGCCGTATTGATCTTTTGGCGATTGAACAAAATGCTTGGATTTTTGCCAGCCACGATCCGCGCTGTGTGGTGGTGGGAACCAAGACAGAATTGGATTGGGGGATGCGCCACGACCAGATCAGCCTCTGGGCGCCGTCAAAGATCGTTTTGGACGCCGTCGATGGTCCGCCAACAGATATGGTCGATATTTCTGCTCTGGTCGAATGGTTTGCGCAGGAAATGCAGGCCGCGCAGCTGGTATTTGTCGGCGCAACTCCGACAGGGAATTTGCCTATTGCCCGCCAGGCTCAGGCAGATTTGGCATTGCTATGACGCTGTATTATCGGCCCTTGGTCGAAGAGCAGGGCACGCATGTGCTTGCAGGGGGCTGGTGCCGTTTTTCCAAGGTTGAAGTTCTATCGCGGCAGGGGCGGGCGGCGCTCATATCTGCCGATGAGGTGCCGCAAGACATATTGCATCGATTAACCTCTGCGCGTTCTGATTTGGGGACAAAAGCAAGCGCAGGGCCGCAGGTCATGGGTATTTTGAACACCACGCCGGATAGTTTTTCCGATGGTGGGCAATTTGGCAACCCTGCAAGCGCGCGCGCCCATGCTGTGCGCTTGCTGCAAGAGGGGGCAGATATTATTGACATCGGGGGCGAAAGCACCCGGCCCGGCGCCGATCTGGTGGCATTGGAGGAGGAAATCTCCCGGACCAAGCCCACCATTCTTGATCTGCGGCAGGTGTCGTCTTTGCCTTTGTCAATTGATACGCGCAAAGCGCCTGTGGCGGCGGCCGCGTTGGAGGCGGGCGTCGATTGGATCAATGATGTCTCTGCTTTGAGTTTTGACAGTGAGATGGCGCAGGTGGCGGCCCGCAGTGGCGCGCCACTGTGCCTGATGCACGCACCCAGTGATCCCAAAACGATGCAGCAAAAGGCGGATTACGAAGATGTCCTACTCGATGTCTATGATTATTTGGCCGCACGGATAGAGTTTGCGCTGTCACAGGGTATTTTGCGGCAAAATATTATTGTTGATCCCGGCATTGGGTTTGGGAAAACCTTGGAGCATAATTTGGCGCTATTGCGCGGTCTTGCGGTATTCCACGGCTTAGGGTGCCCCATTCTCTTGGGCGCGTCCCGCAAGCGCTTTATTGGCACGATTTCTGGCGCAGAGAAGGCGCAGGACCGTATGGCAGGCTCGGTTGCGGTGGCCCTGGCCGCCGCTGGGCAAGGCGCGCAGATCTTGCGTGTGCATGACGTGCGCGAAACGGTTCAGGCGCTCAAACTTTGGGCGGCTGTCCGCGGTTGAAGATGCGGCGCAAGACACCTGCTTGAATAATCGCCACCCCCAACAAGATCAAAGCCAGAGCGACAAAGAGTGTCGCCGGAAGGGTTTCCCCTAGAAAGAGGCTGCCCGCGAGTACGGACCAAACGGGGACTTGGTAATTTGTGAGTGTCATGAATGAGGGCCCCGCGCTTCGGATCACGGCAACTTTGATGATAAAGGCCAATGCGGTGGGAATGAGGCCCAGATAGCCAATCGCGAGTAAACCCGAGATACTGGGCAGGTTGGGCGGGCCTTCGACCAGCAGGGCGATCGGCAGTAAGACCATAGCGGCCAAAATGAGCGAGCCGGTGGAGAGGGCCAGCTCATTAATCGGCGGGCATTGTCGCGTGGCGATAGATCCGCAGGCATAGCAGAAAGCGGCCGCCACGCAGGCGAAACGCGCCAGCGTTTCCACGGGACCTTCTGCCACGCCAAGCCCGCTTGTGCCGATCAGGAGCATGGCGCCCAGGAAACCCACGCCAAAGCCGATGAGTTTGCGTAAAAAAATCCGCTCGCCCGGCACAAAGAAATGAGCCAGCGGCAAAACGAAAATAGGCAGCGCTGCCATGGTCATGCCGGCAAAGGCGGAGGGCACATGTTGTTGGCCCCAACTGAGCAGTGCGAAGGGGATTGCGCTGGACAGCAGCCCAACCAAAAGGACAAAGCGCCAGAGGGCGATGTCTTTGAAGCTGGGCAAAGCAATGCCGCGCCAACGCATCAGGCCATAGAGCGCGATGGCGCCGATGGTGATCCGCCCTGCCGCCAGGGTCAGCGGTTGGAAATCACGCAGCGCCATACGCACCACCATAAAGGCGCCGCCCCAAATCATTGCGATAAAGGCAATACGAAGCCAATTGATCACTCCGGGAGATGTCATGCGCGCGCTTTCGTGGAAGGCAAAAGAAAAGGGGCCCGGCCAGTCGCGCCGCGCCCCCAAGGTCTAATGTGAGCCATAGCCCATCACAAGCCTAGTTCTTGGATTTATCGACCATTTTACCAGCAGAAATCCAAGGCATCATAGCGCGCAGTTTCTCGCCTGTGGCTTCGATTTGGTGCTCATCGTTGATGCGGCGTGTGGCTTTGAAAGAGGGCTGGCCAACTGCGTTTTCAGCCATGAAGTCACGCACAAATTTGCCGTTTTGAATGTCGGTCAGAACCGCTTTCATCTTGGCTTTGGTTTCGTCGTAAGGCAAGATCCGTGGACCGGAGACATATTCACCATATTCCGCAGTGTTGGAGATGGAGTAGTTCATGTTGGCAATGCCGCCTTCATAAATCAGATCCACAATCAATTTCACTTCGTGCAGACACTCGAAATAAGCCATTTCTGGCGCGTAGCCCGCTTCGACCAAAGTTTCAAAACCCATGCGGATCAGCTCAACCAAGCCGCCGCACAGAACTGCTTGTTCACCAAAGAGATCGGTTTCGCATTCTTCACGGAAGTTGGTTTCGATGATGCCTGAGCGGCCGCCACCGATGGCGGAGCAATAGGACAAGCCGATTTCCAAAGCTTTGCCAGAGGCGTCTTTGTCTACGGCAACAAGGCAGGGCACGCCGCCGCCTTTGGTGTATTCGCCGCGCACAGTGTGGCCCGGACCCTTTGGCGCCATCATGATGACGTCGATGCCTTCTTTTGGCTCAATCAGGCCAAAATGCACGTTCAAGCCGTGGGCAAATGCAATGGCAGCGCCTTCACTGATATTGTCGTGGACATATTTTTTGTAAGTTTCGGCCTGCAATTCATCCGGCATGGTGAACATGATGACATCAGCCCAAGCGGCAGCTTCGGCGATGCCCATGGTTTTCAGGCCTTCGCCTTCAGCCTTTGCGATAGAGGCAGAGCCTTCACGC
This window encodes:
- a CDS encoding dihydroneopterin aldolase — translated: MTDDDLKHAFAHPSARSEATAEAPCDRISVRDHILTVEIGAFQAERGTTQRIRFDVVVEVQPLSDEIDDDVDRILSYDRVTEAIEAALSEERLNLLETLAERVAERILLAPQAQRVFVRIEKLDRGPGNLGVEIVRSKSCVFDANLRGLEETPHPIVLFLANNVIDEGHLEAWLSAAEDNTRPVIICVGMPEARAPQVAAHRMVQRRIDLLAIEQNAWIFASHDPRCVVVGTKTELDWGMRHDQISLWAPSKIVLDAVDGPPTDMVDISALVEWFAQEMQAAQLVFVGATPTGNLPIARQAQADLALL
- a CDS encoding EamA family transporter gives rise to the protein MTSPGVINWLRIAFIAMIWGGAFMVVRMALRDFQPLTLAAGRITIGAIALYGLMRWRGIALPSFKDIALWRFVLLVGLLSSAIPFALLSWGQQHVPSAFAGMTMAALPIFVLPLAHFFVPGERIFLRKLIGFGVGFLGAMLLIGTSGLGVAEGPVETLARFACVAAAFCYACGSIATRQCPPINELALSTGSLILAAMVLLPIALLVEGPPNLPSISGLLAIGYLGLIPTALAFIIKVAVIRSAGPSFMTLTNYQVPVWSVLAGSLFLGETLPATLFVALALILLGVAIIQAGVLRRIFNRGQPPKV
- the ilvC gene encoding ketol-acid reductoisomerase gives rise to the protein MRVYYDRDCDVNLIKDKKVAILGYGSQGHAHALNLRDSGAKNLVVALREGSASIAKAEGEGLKTMGIAEAAAWADVIMFTMPDELQAETYKKYVHDNISEGAAIAFAHGLNVHFGLIEPKEGIDVIMMAPKGPGHTVRGEYTKGGGVPCLVAVDKDASGKALEIGLSYCSAIGGGRSGIIETNFREECETDLFGEQAVLCGGLVELIRMGFETLVEAGYAPEMAYFECLHEVKLIVDLIYEGGIANMNYSISNTAEYGEYVSGPRILPYDETKAKMKAVLTDIQNGKFVRDFMAENAVGQPSFKATRRINDEHQIEATGEKLRAMMPWISAGKMVDKSKN
- the folP gene encoding dihydropteroate synthase; translated protein: MTLYYRPLVEEQGTHVLAGGWCRFSKVEVLSRQGRAALISADEVPQDILHRLTSARSDLGTKASAGPQVMGILNTTPDSFSDGGQFGNPASARAHAVRLLQEGADIIDIGGESTRPGADLVALEEEISRTKPTILDLRQVSSLPLSIDTRKAPVAAAALEAGVDWINDVSALSFDSEMAQVAARSGAPLCLMHAPSDPKTMQQKADYEDVLLDVYDYLAARIEFALSQGILRQNIIVDPGIGFGKTLEHNLALLRGLAVFHGLGCPILLGASRKRFIGTISGAEKAQDRMAGSVAVALAAAGQGAQILRVHDVRETVQALKLWAAVRG